In a genomic window of Gossypium arboreum isolate Shixiya-1 chromosome 9, ASM2569848v2, whole genome shotgun sequence:
- the LOC108455939 gene encoding B3 domain-containing protein At4g34400-like, whose product MIKKMSNFEAKNFCKVYLATHSLHSTLIPATAIVCPLTPATATLRNCNGQCWQVDLVKCDNKMYFRKGWRRFIDENSVVDGNFLIFNYVGGCVFDVKIYEFDACEKSIPYVVSEDEESESESESEDDDSNSDDAMNDEEADSMEVEDEEIHPEDYVQHLNPYFVAKTTKSSQRMNELYIPTGIAKDFGVSLEDGEKITFVDPYNRKSIGKVVKWKDQRTCIKGWRSVLNRNKVNLERDTCICEFLLENGQQAEIGVQTKSIQVHVISRWKPSESGIKASKKQKQK is encoded by the exons ATGATAAAAAAGATGTCCAACTTTGAAGCTAAGAACTTCTGCAAGGTTTACCTCGCCACACACAGCCTTCACTCCACG CTCATCCCAGCTACTGCTATAGTCTGTCCATTGACGCCTGCAACAGCCACCCTTAGAAATTGTAATGGTCAGTGCTGGCAAGTGGACTTGGTCAAATGTGATAACAAGATGTATTTTCGTAAGGGATGGAGAAGATTCATCGATGAAAACTCTGTAGTGGATgggaattttttaattttcaattatGTCGGTGGTTGTGTGTTCgatgtgaaaatatatgagtTTGATGCTTGTGAGAAGAGCATACCTTATGTGGTGTCGGAAGATGAAGAATCAGagtcagaatcagaatcagaagaTGATGATAGTAATAGCGATGATGCTATGAACGATGAAGAAGCTGATTCTATGGAGGTTGAGGATGAGGAGATCCATCCAGAAGATTATGTTCAACATTTGAATCCTTATTTTGTGGCGAAGACCACAAAGTCTTCACAGAGGATGAACGAACTG TATATTCCAACTGGTATAGCCAAAGATTTTGGAGTGAGTTTAGAAGACGGGGAGAAAATTACATTTGTTGACCCATACAACCGGAAAAGCATTGGGAAGGTTGTGAAATGGAAGGACCAACGAACATGCATAAAGGGGTGGAGAAGTGTGTTGAATCGAAACAAAGTCAATCTGGAGCGTGACACCTGCATTTGTGAATTCCTGCTCGAAAACGGACAACAAGCTGAAATTGGTGTGCAAACCAAGTCCATCCAAGTTCATGTTATTAGTCGCTGGAAACCTTCCGAGTCGGGGATAAAGGCTAGCAAGAAGCAAAAGCAAAAGTGA